A portion of the Bacteroidales bacterium genome contains these proteins:
- a CDS encoding RNA methyltransferase: MLSKSTIKSINSLRIKKYRNEKGLFIAEGERLVEDILNSTLKVESLYYTPDWSPNLEISFPNKFGITIDEMKKISGLSSPSNVFAIVSTPDYNIVEIDFSNTLSLALDGVQDPGNLGTIIRLADWFGIDTILCSNETVDAYSPKVVQSCMGAISRVKIIYCNLIEIFEDLKGKVNFPIFGTFMTGGSIYSEILSSKGIIVMGNEGNGISSDVEKLITNRIHIPSFATNRSTVESLNVAMATSIVCSEFRRREYV; this comes from the coding sequence ATGTTAAGCAAAAGCACAATCAAGTCCATAAATTCGTTACGGATCAAAAAATACCGCAATGAAAAGGGATTATTCATTGCTGAAGGAGAAAGATTGGTTGAGGATATTCTAAACTCTACACTAAAAGTTGAATCATTATACTACACTCCCGATTGGAGTCCTAATTTGGAAATTTCGTTTCCGAATAAATTTGGTATAACCATTGATGAGATGAAAAAGATTAGCGGATTATCTTCTCCATCGAATGTATTTGCAATAGTAAGTACACCTGATTACAATATTGTAGAAATAGATTTTTCAAATACCCTTTCTCTTGCGCTTGATGGGGTTCAGGATCCAGGAAATTTGGGCACAATAATTCGTTTAGCCGATTGGTTTGGAATTGATACTATTCTTTGTTCAAATGAAACTGTGGATGCATACTCACCTAAAGTAGTTCAATCGTGTATGGGTGCAATTTCAAGAGTGAAAATTATTTATTGTAACCTAATAGAAATATTCGAAGACTTAAAGGGAAAAGTTAATTTCCCAATATTTGGAACCTTTATGACTGGAGGTAGTATTTATTCAGAGATTTTAAGTTCAAAGGGAATTATTGTTATGGGAAATGAAGGTAATGGCATAAGTTCTGATGTTGAAAAACTAATTACTAATAGAATTCACATCCCTAGTTTTGCAACCAATCGTAGTACAGTTGAATCGTTAAATGTAGCTATGGCTACCTCAATAGTTTGTTCTGAGTTTAGAAGGAGGGAGTATGTTTAA
- a CDS encoding BamA/TamA family outer membrane protein — protein MGLCFIKFNRKRLFKRPLPALALFVILFSSCNITRNVPEGKYLLNKTTIKTESKDVPAGDLEVYLRQKPNKRIVGFRFHLRVYNSANPYKYKGLSKSLKTIGEEPVILDTFLTTQGLKNINLYLQSKGYYQSIVKDTIIFKGKKADVIYSIDAKTPYIIGRIKHVIEDTTIYKLILKDSLNSLVGKGKRLDMDLLQEERNRIQNFLQNSGYYFFTKDYITFTADTSVGNHQVNLLLNIKNGFKFSETGDKIALKFLKYKVSKVFLYPNYDARKLISLQNTNLIDTVIYNGINFIFPSNPGIDFKVVDQLNRIRPGDYYSDEIVKKTQNNLNSLRLFRMVNIFFNEVIADTTKKNQVDDFLFFADTIKKNPTPSGLLNCYIQLTSHTLQSYQVEFVGTNTSGALGAEGNLNYQHKNLFKGAEIFDVKLRGLVETVQKTSNLTNFDFKYSIELGGSVGLSTPKFLSPFANKEFVQKYSPRTQITTSYNFQRRPDYTRTIASLLFGYNWKNFKYLTHTINPIELSVINITNLSDTLKEQIAGKFLENSYKNQIITLSSYSFTYNNQNLQKSSSYTYLRLNLESSGNILSAIYSKYGNKSSDSTYHILNTSFSQYLRSDINITYHQVIDNNNTFVYRLFAGVGYPYGNSKALPFDKKYFAGGANSIRAWSARSLGPGSVKALSSSYFNQTGDIKIEANIEYRYKIFWQLEGALFLDAGNIWAFKDENDKAIFKPKEFYNQIALGTGTGFRANLGFLTIRFDFGLRLYDPAIPDNNPNIQRWVFMRKNRFTNQDWAFNFGIGYPF, from the coding sequence ATGGGACTTTGCTTTATAAAATTTAATCGAAAAAGACTTTTTAAAAGACCTCTTCCTGCATTAGCCCTATTCGTGATTCTTTTCTCCTCATGCAATATTACACGTAATGTACCTGAAGGAAAATATCTTTTAAATAAAACAACAATAAAAACAGAGTCTAAGGATGTCCCAGCAGGTGACTTAGAAGTTTACTTACGTCAGAAGCCTAATAAGCGAATAGTTGGCTTTCGCTTTCACCTCCGAGTTTATAATTCTGCAAATCCATATAAATATAAGGGGTTAAGCAAGTCTCTTAAAACCATTGGAGAGGAGCCTGTTATCTTAGACACCTTTCTTACTACCCAAGGACTAAAAAACATCAACTTATACTTACAAAGCAAAGGTTACTACCAATCTATTGTAAAAGATACAATAATTTTCAAAGGGAAAAAAGCCGATGTTATTTACTCAATAGATGCAAAAACCCCTTATATAATTGGAAGGATAAAGCATGTAATTGAAGATACAACTATTTATAAATTAATTCTTAAGGATTCACTTAATTCATTGGTTGGTAAAGGGAAAAGACTTGATATGGATCTATTACAAGAAGAGAGAAATAGAATCCAAAACTTTTTACAAAACTCTGGTTATTACTTTTTCACTAAAGATTACATCACCTTTACCGCAGATACATCTGTTGGAAATCATCAGGTTAACCTCCTTTTAAACATCAAAAACGGATTTAAATTTTCTGAAACAGGTGATAAAATAGCTCTGAAATTCTTGAAGTATAAAGTTAGTAAGGTGTTTTTATATCCTAATTATGATGCTCGTAAATTAATTTCCTTACAGAATACTAATTTAATTGATACTGTAATTTACAATGGTATTAATTTTATTTTCCCTTCTAATCCAGGGATTGATTTTAAAGTAGTGGATCAGCTTAACCGAATCAGACCTGGTGATTATTACTCCGACGAAATTGTAAAAAAAACACAAAACAATCTAAACTCGTTAAGACTCTTTAGAATGGTTAATATTTTTTTTAACGAGGTTATTGCTGACACTACAAAGAAAAACCAAGTAGATGATTTTTTGTTTTTTGCCGATACCATTAAAAAAAACCCAACACCATCCGGTCTATTGAATTGTTACATCCAGTTAACATCTCATACCCTTCAAAGTTATCAAGTTGAATTTGTTGGGACTAATACTTCAGGAGCCTTAGGAGCGGAAGGGAATTTAAATTATCAACATAAAAATCTTTTTAAAGGAGCAGAGATTTTTGATGTAAAATTGAGAGGATTAGTAGAGACAGTTCAAAAAACAAGTAATTTAACAAACTTTGATTTTAAATATTCCATTGAACTCGGGGGATCTGTGGGGCTAAGTACTCCAAAATTTCTAAGCCCCTTTGCAAATAAAGAGTTTGTTCAAAAGTATAGCCCCCGAACCCAAATAACTACATCCTATAATTTTCAGCGAAGACCCGATTATACCAGAACAATTGCGAGTTTACTCTTTGGTTACAACTGGAAGAATTTTAAGTATCTAACACATACAATCAACCCTATTGAACTAAGTGTGATCAATATTACTAATTTAAGTGACACTTTAAAAGAGCAAATTGCAGGGAAATTCCTTGAAAACAGCTATAAAAATCAGATTATTACTCTTTCAAGCTATAGCTTTACATATAATAACCAAAATCTTCAGAAGAGTTCGAGTTATACTTATCTTCGACTTAACTTAGAATCATCAGGAAATATCCTTTCGGCAATCTACTCAAAGTATGGAAATAAATCTAGTGATAGCACATATCACATTCTGAATACAAGTTTTTCCCAGTATTTGAGATCCGATATCAATATAACATATCATCAAGTTATAGATAATAATAACACATTTGTTTACAGGCTATTTGCAGGTGTTGGATATCCGTACGGAAACTCAAAAGCCCTACCCTTCGACAAAAAGTATTTTGCGGGTGGAGCAAATAGCATTCGAGCCTGGAGTGCCAGAAGTCTTGGACCCGGTTCAGTTAAAGCCTTAAGTTCTAGCTACTTTAACCAAACAGGCGATATAAAAATTGAAGCTAATATTGAGTATCGCTATAAAATATTTTGGCAATTGGAAGGTGCATTATTTCTTGATGCTGGCAATATTTGGGCATTTAAAGATGAAAATGATAAAGCCATTTTCAAACCAAAAGAATTTTATAATCAAATTGCGCTTGGAACTGGCACCGGATTTAGGGCTAATCTAGGCTTTCTAACCATAAGATTCGATTTTGGTTTACGGCTTTATGATCCTGCAATCCCTGATAATAACCCAAATATTCAAAGGTGGGTTTTTATGCGTAAGAACCGATTTACTAATCAGGATTGGGCGTTCAATTTTGGGATAGGTTATCCTTTCTAA
- a CDS encoding class I fructose-bisphosphate aldolase — MTYDKIVELLGDKSKYLLEHKCNSIDKQHLHLPGSDFLDRVVSNSNRSIRTICSLQSMFNNGRLAGSGYLSILPVDQGIEHSAGASFAPNPIYFDPENIVKLAIEGGANAVASTFGVLASVSRKYAHKIPFIVKINHNELLSFPTKYDQIMFGSVEEAWNLGAVAVGATIYFGSEESTRQIIEIAEAFEHAHRLGMATVLWCYLRNNGFKKDGIDYHTASDLTGQANHLGVTIQADIIKQKLPENNGGYKAINFGKTHEKVYTQLTTDHPIDLTRYQVINCYNGRSGLINSGGASSGTSDLVEAVSTAVINKRAGGMGLISGRKAFQRPMNDGIKILNAIQDVYLCKEIEIA; from the coding sequence ATGACTTACGATAAGATTGTTGAATTACTGGGAGACAAATCAAAATACTTGCTTGAACACAAATGCAACTCCATTGACAAACAGCATCTCCATCTCCCAGGATCTGATTTTTTAGACAGAGTGGTATCAAATTCAAACCGCTCAATTAGAACTATTTGCAGCCTTCAATCTATGTTTAATAATGGAAGGCTCGCTGGCAGTGGCTATCTATCAATACTTCCTGTGGATCAAGGAATTGAGCATTCGGCAGGTGCATCATTTGCACCAAATCCAATATACTTCGATCCTGAGAATATCGTTAAACTAGCTATAGAGGGGGGAGCGAATGCTGTTGCATCAACTTTTGGCGTACTTGCATCCGTATCTCGTAAGTACGCCCATAAAATACCTTTCATTGTTAAAATCAACCACAATGAACTTCTTTCCTTTCCAACCAAATATGATCAAATAATGTTTGGATCGGTTGAAGAGGCTTGGAATCTTGGTGCCGTTGCTGTTGGAGCCACTATTTATTTTGGTTCAGAAGAATCTACACGTCAAATTATTGAGATTGCTGAAGCATTTGAGCATGCACATAGACTTGGCATGGCAACTGTTTTATGGTGTTACCTTCGTAACAATGGATTTAAAAAGGATGGAATTGATTATCATACCGCATCTGATTTAACTGGTCAAGCAAACCATTTGGGTGTTACAATTCAGGCTGATATTATTAAGCAAAAATTACCAGAGAATAATGGTGGTTATAAAGCCATTAATTTTGGTAAAACTCATGAAAAGGTTTATACCCAACTAACCACTGATCACCCTATAGATTTAACCAGATACCAAGTAATTAACTGCTACAATGGTCGTTCGGGATTAATTAATTCGGGGGGTGCCTCTAGCGGTACAAGTGATTTAGTTGAAGCAGTTTCAACAGCAGTTATCAATAAAAGAGCTGGAGGTATGGGATTAATAAGTGGTCGTAAAGCCTTTCAACGCCCAATGAATGATGGCATTAAAATATTAAATGCCATTCAGGATGTTTATCTTTGCAAAGAGATAGAAATCGCATAG
- a CDS encoding helix-hairpin-helix domain-containing protein yields MSPKSSGIKDYLTFSKGERNGIIILIILILILLFAPIFYKSFVNPIPSKNQKFYTQVDSFFLTLKAKPEDVAKTVTYPIENEEIKTNTSHGYFSFDPNTVTIDEMIQLGLSLKQVKVIEKYRIKGGNFHTPEDFSKIYVIDSSTFKKLKPWITINKFPLELQPKIKNDSLHKSEKTPIIVELNSADTIELGKIKGVGKVFARRIIAYRNLLGGYVNFHQLKEVYGIKPELVISVSSQIIVDSTKIKLINLNLISFEDLKKHPYISEYQAKAIIYYRSKVGNIKKVCELLENKILSPEKYRNIRSYLTTY; encoded by the coding sequence ATGTCCCCTAAATCATCAGGAATAAAAGATTACCTAACATTTTCAAAAGGAGAGAGGAATGGAATAATTATTCTAATAATTCTTATTCTCATTTTACTATTTGCGCCCATATTTTATAAATCCTTTGTAAATCCAATCCCCAGTAAAAATCAGAAATTTTACACTCAGGTTGATAGTTTCTTTTTAACGCTAAAAGCAAAACCAGAAGATGTTGCTAAAACGGTTACCTATCCCATCGAAAACGAAGAAATTAAAACTAATACATCCCATGGTTATTTTTCATTTGATCCAAACACAGTAACTATTGATGAAATGATTCAATTAGGTTTATCCCTAAAACAAGTAAAGGTAATTGAGAAATACAGAATTAAAGGTGGAAATTTTCATACCCCAGAAGATTTTTCAAAGATATATGTGATAGACTCATCAACTTTTAAAAAGTTGAAACCTTGGATAACAATCAACAAATTTCCACTTGAATTACAACCAAAAATCAAGAATGATTCCTTACATAAGAGCGAAAAGACACCTATAATTGTTGAATTAAACTCTGCTGACACTATTGAATTAGGTAAAATAAAGGGTGTTGGAAAAGTTTTTGCAAGAAGAATAATTGCCTACCGAAATCTATTGGGAGGGTACGTAAACTTTCACCAACTCAAAGAGGTTTATGGAATTAAACCTGAGTTAGTTATTTCAGTATCTTCACAAATCATTGTTGATTCAACTAAAATAAAATTAATTAACCTTAACCTTATATCGTTTGAAGATCTTAAAAAACATCCATATATATCAGAATATCAAGCAAAGGCGATCATCTATTATAGAAGTAAAGTGGGTAATATTAAAAAAGTCTGCGAACTATTAGAAAATAAAATATTATCTCCTGAAAAGTATAGAAATATCAGAAGTTACTTAACAACCTATTAA
- a CDS encoding 30S ribosomal protein S21, with protein MIVVPIKEGENIERALKKFKRKFEKTGIMKELRSRQAFTKPSINKRESVKKAIYIQKIQQKEE; from the coding sequence ATGATCGTAGTACCTATAAAAGAAGGCGAAAACATTGAAAGAGCGCTAAAGAAGTTTAAGAGAAAATTCGAGAAAACTGGAATTATGAAGGAACTTCGCTCACGTCAAGCATTTACAAAACCCTCAATTAATAAAAGGGAATCTGTAAAGAAGGCCATTTATATTCAGAAAATCCAGCAAAAAGAAGAATAA